The following proteins are encoded in a genomic region of Shinella zoogloeoides:
- a CDS encoding class I SAM-dependent methyltransferase — protein sequence MREPDMQKLDALVGRLVGDIGAAVTGALVVLGDQVGIFRAMADGEPVNARGLAAKTGLKERYLQEWLSAQAAADYIDYDEATNRFSLTPEQAMVFAEENSPAFFVGAFEVVQSMWVDEPKVADAFRTGKGVGWHEHSTCLFRGTERFFRPGYNSHLVTEWIPALDGVEEKLRSGASVADVGCGHGASTILMAQAYPASRFVGFDYHGPSIERARAAAEKAGVADRVTFEQSAAAQFPGRDYDMIAMFDCLHDMGDPVGAGRHVRETLAPDGTWMIVEPFAHDHLKDNLNPVGRVYYGASTMICTPASLSQDVGLGLGAQAGELRLRKVALDAGFTRFRRATETPFNMVFEVQA from the coding sequence ATGCGTGAACCGGATATGCAGAAACTCGACGCGCTCGTCGGCCGCCTCGTCGGCGATATCGGCGCCGCGGTAACGGGCGCTCTGGTCGTGCTCGGCGACCAGGTGGGTATTTTCAGGGCGATGGCCGACGGCGAGCCGGTAAATGCCCGGGGGCTTGCGGCGAAAACCGGGTTGAAGGAGCGCTACCTGCAGGAATGGCTCAGCGCTCAGGCCGCCGCCGACTATATCGACTATGACGAAGCAACGAACCGTTTCAGCCTGACGCCGGAGCAGGCGATGGTGTTTGCCGAGGAGAACAGCCCGGCCTTTTTCGTCGGCGCATTCGAGGTCGTCCAGTCCATGTGGGTGGACGAACCGAAGGTCGCCGATGCGTTCCGCACCGGCAAGGGCGTCGGCTGGCATGAGCACAGCACCTGCCTTTTCCGCGGAACCGAACGGTTTTTCCGTCCCGGCTACAACAGCCATCTGGTGACCGAATGGATTCCGGCCCTCGACGGCGTCGAGGAAAAACTCAGGTCAGGCGCCAGTGTCGCCGACGTCGGCTGCGGCCATGGCGCATCGACCATCCTGATGGCACAGGCCTATCCGGCGTCGCGATTCGTCGGCTTCGACTATCACGGCCCCTCGATCGAAAGGGCAAGGGCAGCGGCCGAAAAGGCCGGAGTGGCCGATCGGGTCACCTTCGAGCAGAGCGCGGCAGCGCAGTTTCCGGGCCGCGACTACGACATGATCGCGATGTTCGACTGCCTGCATGACATGGGCGACCCGGTGGGCGCCGGACGGCATGTGCGGGAAACGCTCGCCCCGGACGGAACATGGATGATCGTCGAACCCTTCGCGCATGATCATCTCAAGGACAATCTCAACCCGGTCGGCCGTGTCTATTACGGCGCATCGACAATGATCTGCACGCCCGCCTCGCTCTCCCAGGACGTGGGACTCGGGCTTGGCGCACAGGCAGGAGAGCTGCGCCTTCGCAAGGTCGCGCTCGATGCGGGCTTCACCCGTTTCCGCCGGGCAACGGAAACGCCGTTCAACATGGTATTCGAGGTGCAGGCTTGA
- a CDS encoding ABC-F family ATP-binding cassette domain-containing protein: MIRIENISKSNSHRILYIEASAALNRGEKIGLVGPNGAGKTTLFRMITGRELPDEGQVSVEKHVSIGYFSQDVGEMAGRSAVTEVMDGAGPVSSVAAELRELEAAMVDPDRLDEMDAIIERYGEVQARYEELDGYGLESRAREVLAGLSFSQEMMDGDVGKLSGGWKMRVALARILLMRPDVMLLDEPSNHLDIESLIWLEQFLKGYDGALLMTSHDREFMNRIVNKIIEIDAGSLTTYSGDYGFYEQQRAQNEKQQQAQFERQQAMLAKEIKFIERFKARASHAAQVQSRVKKLDKIERVEPPRRRQTVMFEFQPAPRSGEDVVSLKNVGKAYGSRAIYEDFSFLIRRRERWCVMGINGAGKSTLLKLVAGAAVPDAGSVTIGASVKVGYFAQHAMDLLDGDLTVFEWLEAEFPRAGQGPLRTLAGCFGFSGDDVEKKCRVLSGGEKARLVMAAMLFDPPNFLILDEPTNHLDLDTKEMLIKALSEYEGTMLFVSHDRHFLGALSNRVLELNGDDIHQYPGGYTEYVAQTGHEAPGLAS; this comes from the coding sequence ATGATCCGCATCGAGAATATCAGCAAGTCCAACAGCCACCGCATCCTCTATATCGAGGCCTCCGCCGCGCTGAACCGCGGGGAGAAGATCGGGCTGGTCGGGCCCAACGGGGCGGGCAAGACGACGCTCTTCCGCATGATCACCGGGCGGGAGCTACCGGACGAGGGGCAGGTTTCCGTCGAGAAGCATGTCTCCATCGGCTATTTCAGCCAGGATGTCGGCGAGATGGCGGGGCGCAGCGCGGTCACCGAGGTGATGGACGGGGCGGGGCCGGTGAGTTCCGTCGCGGCGGAGCTGCGCGAACTCGAGGCGGCGATGGTCGATCCCGACCGGCTGGACGAGATGGATGCGATCATCGAGCGCTACGGCGAGGTGCAGGCGCGCTACGAGGAACTCGACGGCTACGGACTGGAGAGCCGGGCGCGAGAGGTGCTGGCCGGCCTCAGCTTCAGCCAGGAGATGATGGACGGCGACGTCGGCAAGCTTTCGGGCGGCTGGAAGATGCGCGTGGCGCTCGCCCGCATCCTGCTCATGCGGCCGGACGTCATGCTGCTCGACGAGCCGAGCAACCATCTCGACATCGAAAGCCTGATCTGGCTGGAGCAGTTCCTGAAGGGCTATGACGGCGCGCTGCTGATGACCTCGCACGACCGCGAGTTCATGAACCGCATCGTCAACAAGATCATCGAGATCGATGCCGGCTCGCTGACCACTTATTCCGGCGACTACGGCTTCTACGAGCAGCAGCGCGCGCAGAACGAGAAGCAGCAGCAGGCGCAGTTCGAGCGCCAGCAGGCGATGCTCGCCAAGGAGATCAAGTTCATCGAGCGCTTCAAGGCGCGCGCCTCGCATGCCGCGCAGGTGCAGAGCCGGGTGAAGAAGCTCGACAAGATCGAGCGCGTCGAGCCGCCGCGCCGGCGCCAGACGGTGATGTTCGAGTTCCAGCCGGCGCCGCGCTCGGGCGAGGACGTGGTCAGCCTCAAGAATGTCGGCAAGGCCTATGGCAGCCGCGCGATCTACGAGGATTTCAGCTTCCTGATCCGCCGCCGGGAGCGCTGGTGCGTGATGGGCATCAACGGCGCGGGCAAGTCGACGCTGCTGAAGCTCGTCGCCGGCGCCGCGGTACCCGATGCCGGCAGCGTGACGATCGGGGCGAGCGTCAAGGTCGGCTATTTCGCACAGCATGCGATGGATCTCCTCGACGGCGACCTGACCGTGTTCGAATGGCTGGAGGCGGAGTTTCCGCGGGCGGGGCAGGGGCCGCTGCGCACGCTGGCCGGCTGCTTCGGCTTTTCCGGCGACGACGTGGAGAAGAAGTGCCGGGTGCTTTCCGGCGGCGAGAAGGCGCGGCTCGTCATGGCGGCGATGCTGTTCGATCCGCCGAACTTCCTCATCCTCGACGAGCCGACGAACCATCTCGATCTCGACACCAAGGAGATGCTGATCAAGGCGCTGTCGGAATACGAGGGCACCATGCTCTTCGTCTCGCATGACCGCCATTTCCTCGGCGCGCTGTCGAACCGGGTGCTGGAGCTCAACGGCGACGATATCCACCAGTATCCGGGCGGCTATACCGAATATGTCGCCCAGACCGGGCACGAGGCACCGGGCCTCGCAAGCTGA